The nucleotide window ATGAGGAGCTATCTACTCTATTGATTCTAAACACCTATCCCATCACCCCCACACCAACCTTAAAGCAAAGACATTATTTCTGGATACAAATTTCCCCCAaggtataaaatatacacaaaacccTGACACTTGCCCCATCTCATATCCCTAGTCCCCAAGCCCCAGTGACCCATTAATCACTTCTAGGAAGCTCCATGAATGTAGGAAAACCCCCGGGACTTTCTCCTCTTTACTTGGGCCTCTCCCGACGCAAAGTCTCTGCTGACTTTGGAATCGTATTCAGAGGTTTTTGCTCCTGAAGTGAACTGCTTGTGGCAGGCACCTCAGGTTGAGGGGCCTCAGGGAGCTTCTCAGCACAGTGTGGTCCCACAGTACAGCCCTAGTATAGATAAGGAAAGAAGGATTAGGGATAGAATCCTTCTATTAGGGACAGAatccaaggaaataaataatttacctTGATGTTTAAGAACTCAGAGAAATCTACAGTTCGCTTCCGGCAGCAGGACCAACCCTGGTAACAAAAGACCCAGCTCAGCTTAGATTCCTGGGTATATTTCCTTTGGGAAATGGTCTTGCTATCCCTTCTTGCCTACTCCTCACCTTAAGTGCATCGTGGAAGATTGGGACCCCAGGGTGATGGCAACAGGAATCTGTGGATACCAGCAGAAGGATCAAGGAAAGGCAACTATACCAAATATCACTACTCTTACTTCTTCCCCAGATTTATATGCTCATGGtttttctttagaataaaaaataaaactgaagaccCCCCCGGACCAATTAAAAGTAGGGCAGATACACTgtatttctctgttcctttaaCATTCTGCCCACAGCTGACCACTCCCCCAGCAATTAAGAGCCCCCTGGCAAAGTCAGAATTACTCACCAGGAAGGTTGGCATTGGGGTCAAAGTGCTGCCCACAGCCTTTGTTACGGCAGAGTAGAGACATGGAGGCCGTTGGTAGAATTACTGAAAGGGTATCTCAAGGAGTCTGGCTGCCGAGTGGGGAACACCTCTTAGTCTGGAAGCTTTTAGCTGCCTGCAAGGGCCAGCTGTTTCTATCTTTAGTTCAGGAGGCGTACACCTCCTAACATGGGCAAGGGAACTTTAGTTGGTCTTCTCAACCAATAGGAGCACGCTCAGGAGCATTTTAGCTCTGGGGCTCAAGAAAAAAGGATCAAGCAGACTAGGACCTGGAACTTGGGTGAGGTCAGCTAATCACTGCTGAGACAGTTTTAGATTTACCAGGCCAATTCCAAGCCTCTGACATACCAGCAGCTGCTCAGAAATGAATCCCAATTCGGAGACCCCTCCCAGCTCAATGAAGGTATCCCAGTTCTTCCagctcattttcttcctctttcaaacAGCAGCTTTTTGCTCATCCTGATTGCTTCTGTATACCAATAGCACCAATCTTTGTCAACCACATAAGCCATAGTATGCATCCAACCTCCCAAGTTTGCCTAAATGGATATCCATACTTTTGAGCAAAAGGTGATAAAGGATTATCCTTATGGAACCTATGATTATCTCAGGACAGAactcccctccctccattcccttTCAAAAATAGCACAGAAAATTAAAAGGCTTAAAACGTATTTTAATAAGTTGATGCTGTATTACTGCTCCATTTCTCAGAAAAACTCCAAAGATATCAGACAAATCAAACATGGtacaccaataaaaaaaaaatgcacagcatAACTACCTAAGATAGGCAAGGCTAAGAGCTACTGTCCGACCTTCAGCATACAGCAACCCTGTTCCCAAGATTGTACTAGGCCTATCAAGAAAAGCTGTGAACAGCAACATCATAGACACAAAAGGGCCATTCCTGGGTTGTCCAAACCCAAGAAAAAAGATGGAGGCAACTTAacacaagattttttaaagatacactaaaatgaaaatctctaAGAGAAAAGGTCTTCCTTAGGACATGAAGGGGTAATATATGGGATATAACAGAACCGTATGTATGTTGTCTGTGACCTCTGTGGACATTTGCCTGAATTCCCACCTGTGAATGAATGGAACAATGGGGCTAAGGTCATTGGGGGATTTGTTTTTGTGGTGTATGTGGCAGTGTCTCTGGGGTTGAAGGGTATAATGTGAAACCAAACAGAACAGGATGGACAAAGAATGGAATGATCAAGATTAATGGGGGCTCTAACTGGATCCATTTTGCcatggttccccccaccccaggccctcaACAATCACATGAGACTTCAGGAATGCACCACACAGAATCGATTAGTTAAACGACATACCACACTGAACTGATTTGTTAAATATCGCCCCTCCCTTGCCCTCAGCCTCCAGCAAACTCCCTCAGAGTAGTACAGGCAAGGAAGACCTAACTATTGGGAGGAATCTGTAACACTTTTCCAGGGCAGAATTCTGGCTAGTCCAAAAAGGGTCCTTCTTTAAAGGGTTTTTGAGAAACTAgacattgaaatttttattagtaTCGGCGACGTTTGTTTGGAGCAAATTCAGCTCCAGGAGCTGCACGGTTGAATGCAGGAGGGGTTCCACCAATTGCCCCAATTCCTTCCATTGTAGCAGCTTGGCCAAAGCGTTCAGTTGTTGGTGGGGTCttggaagagaagagagcaaagtTACAATAGAACCTATGTCCCAAGCTTCCCACCCATTTGTAATCCTTCCCAGGGGGGCCATTCCCACCCTGACTATTCAAAGCTCTTGATGTGCTAGGGGTGACTAAAACTGTTTAGAATTTAGCGGAAGGCTGTCCGAATTATAGACCCACCCAACCAGGCTACCTTTCTTTTTATCCCAATTCCTATTGACTAAGCAGTATTACACAGCAAATTCCCAAACTAAGTAAGTTCTACTTAACTCCCTTTTCTTGAACTAAGTATATGGACAAGGACAAGCCATCACTCTTCAGCAATCTTATGCCCacccagttttaaaattttgacactAGAACTAGAACTCAGTATGAGCCATAAAGTCTTTTGGGTTCCTAATCTATTTTATGTGATTAACACCTAACCTTCAGTTGCCTTCCCTccaaaacagtaacaacaactaAGCGAAATGTGTTACCCCCATTAACCCAGGATAGCACCTCACAGTCAGATAAGCCAGTCAAAGGCATTTACTTAACTCCTAGACAAATTATAGAGACTGGGTttgttcaaaattcaaaaaatcaAGACCTTGAGGTCACATTTAATGGAAACCAGTGACCCTAAAACCTGATTATCTGTAGTAAAATTAGGCAGGCACAGGGACTGAAATCAAAGTCCTTTCTCCTATCACCATTTAGAATTACTGTAAGGCTCTGCAGTGTATTACCAATCCCAAGGTTCCATCTGGCATCATAGTGGCAGGTCCTGGAGGAGCTGGGGTACCAGCTGGCACTGGAGCAGGGGGCATGGCGCCTCTGTTGTTTATTCCCATAGCACCTAAAGCAGAACAGTGTGTGATCAGTACAGGAGACAGACACTGTCAGTCTTTCTGTGTAAGAGAAAACAATTCAACAAGACCTCTGAGCTAAGGATGTGTTACCCACCCCCCAAAACGATGCTCCCTGAGAGAAATGTCAGCCCCCTTAAATCTGGACTATGTCTGGGAAGCCACTGAGTTCACCAGAAATcatacaaaaaaggaaatcagagccATTAACCTCCTAAGTCCTTACCTCCCATAGCCATCTGGCCCATCCGTATCTCCTGTTCTctctgaaaaatatgaaatactcaAGACAGTCCAAGACAGTACTGCATTCTACCATTCACAATACATTGAGGACCACACTCTAAGGGAAGCAAACAGAGTGGTAACACATTCCAAGTACACTGAGGCCAAGCTGAGGAAAACCAACATCTCCTTGCTAGTTGTGCAGGTGAGTTCAAGGTTAGAATTGCAAGGACACAAGTCAGTGTCTCCTAGAACGGAAGAGATAAAAGGCAACGGAAGAGATAGCTGACGACTTCAAGGACTTCAAGGACCTCAATCTGCACAGTAACGCCAAGGACATCAGAGAACTAGTTTAGGCTGCTATAGGACTGGATATGTCTCATCATGTAATCACTAAGTCTAAACAGTGTAACACTGGCCCTAGCTCTCCATCCTAAGTTGCCTGTGAAGCAAGAACTCCCCTTCACACCTTACCTTTCCTTCCTATGAATTCTTCTTTCTAAAAGGAGTTTCACAGAATACAAAAACTGGTCATAACTGGTCAAAACTGGTATGTTTTATAGTCCTAGTGGGTTTGTCGTATCATGACTGGCCTGGCACATCATGGGCACATGGGAGATATACCGCATCAGGGAATGTTCCCTTGAATCCTTCCTGCTGTCGCCGCATCATTTCTTCCTGTTGCCGTCGCATCTCTTCCTCACGGCGCCTACGCTCCTCCTCCTGCCTACAGAGAGTGACAAGTCTCTTTAGCAGAGACATTCCAGAACTTGAGccgattatctttttttttttctaaagattttatttatttatttgacagagagagatcacaagtaggcagacaggcaggcagagagagaggaaaggaagcaggcttcctgctgagcagcgagcctgatgcgggactcgatcccaggactctgggatcatgacctgagccgaaggcagcggcttaacccactgagccacccaggcgcccctgagccgATTATCTTAACAGGGGAGATCAAGAGCCTACTGAAAGTTATCAGAGCTTTCCAAGAAACTCACTGCTAAATGTGTCCAGCCCTAAAGCAAGCCAAAGGTGTCCTTCAGGGGAAAATTCCTCCTTCTAGAAAGGAACCTCCTGAAGCAGCACTCAGCTGCATTCCCTTTAGCGCGGCTCTGGGTAACTCCTAGAATCACGGGCCCCTGAAATGTTTCCCATCCGAAGGGAGAACATGAGAAGCCTTCACGCGATATTGACAAATGCATGAGGCAGCCGGGCAACAGGAAAAGGGAATGAGACATTACGTCACAGAGCTGTCAGAGGAGAGGGTTCAGAGCTAGTCACCTGAGCTCCAGCTGCTTTCGTTTTTGCACTTCTTGGTTGTGCAGCTCCTCCATCCTCCGAAGTTCTTCCTGACGCCTCATCAAGTCTAGGAAAACAACAGACCGATCCAGAGCATTCTTCATTCTCCTCATATAGGCCTAATAATTTTCCATAAAGAAAGATCCAGAAAGCAAAGGGGATATATAATCCCCGCATGGCCATCTGAGCTATCCAGATTCCAAAAATGAAGTCACACCTATTATGTCCTTCTCCATAGAATCCAACATTCTCTGTCACATCTCCAAGCTCATCTGCCTACCAAGATCaacaaaatatttcagagaatAACAGCAGAGATTTAGGCCTTTCTCTACCAACTGATATAAAACATTCCTGAAGAAAGTCATCTTGTTCTCATTCTAGATTGAAGACCTGTACGACCATACTCACCCTGTCTCATCagcatcacctggtgctcatggCGAGCAGCCTCCATCTCCATCTCTAGCTTCTCACGAGCCTCCTTGATGTTGCGGTCCACTTggtcctgctgctgcttctccatctcaATGAGTGCCTTCCAGCGCATGGCATACTCATACTCAAAGGAGCCAGGCTGTGCAAATCTGGGTGGCTGCTCTCGCTCCCTGTAGACAAGGTTCCTGGGTTATTAAAACTATGTCCAAGATTCCCCCCCACCTAAGCACTGCATTCCTCCTGAGGGCCAAGACTATGGTGGCCAATGAATAGCTACAGGAAAGACCTGCCTCTTTGACACATCCCTTTACAAGCTTCCTTAAGAATAGACAAGCACCTAAAAGGGAATCTATTAGAACAACATACTTGTGAAATTGCTGGTTCTTTATAACCAGCTTCTCTGGAAGTCCCTCTTCATCATCCAACTGGTCCATGGGCTCCACAGTCACAGGCCGAGGAAATCTGGGAGAAAGCAGCTCAGTGTCAATCAAATTATACCCTACAGCAGGCTTCCTCTCTATACCTGCCACTGGCATGGTTAAGTCGTTAGGGATCAGGACTGGACAATTAAACATATTTCTGAAGGAGTCTTTACACCCAGCCCCAAGTAACCAAGTTCTTTTAATGGCATTATGTGGAATCTGGGGTTGACAGATGGAATGAGGCTTTAAATCTCAGAATACAGCTTTAAAGATGTTCAAAGTAGATAGGATACTTAAGTGCAGTTTAAATATCCAGTATCTATAAAACTCCAGACAATGATGTCAAGTAAACAGAGATGCTGCACGCACAAAACAACTTTTCAGAGTTCTAAAACTTCAAAGGGGAGATTTAAGACTGATTAAACAACCTACTAGAAGACTGAAAGGTTTATTTCTTAATCCTCATACTATTTCTATTAATTTAAGATTACACTGAAAACCCTACTAAAAAGTTGAATTATAACATCCAAAGTCTTTAAGTGAACACAAAAACATGGTTCCTAGAGGTTACCTTCCCACACCACCAAAGGAAGTAATGACCTACAGTCTATTTCTAAAAGCACCCCTTCACTTACGTGGTTAGCAGGAAGGAGCCTTCACTGCACCTGTCCAGAGCTTTCCgagcagctggcttccctgagaATTCAACAATGCCTTTTCCTGAGGGCCTTCCTCGATCATCCACAATGACCACAGCCCTTTCCACCTGGCCAAACACCGAAAAGGCTTCCTCCAGCAGTTCATTGGAAACATACTGAGGAAGGTTTCGGACTGTAAGGGATGCACTATGGCAGGCAAAGCGCACACGCAGCTGCTTTCCACGGAGTGGCATGTTGTCCAGTTCTACTTTGGCAATCTCCGCTAGGGTTCGTGTTTCCTATAAAGTAGAGGTAAGTTAGAATAACTCAAGTTTGACAAAGACCACATGTGCAGCATCAAGAGTCAAAAGTAGCACAGCCCAATATAAAATGTCCGCCTGCCCCAAACCCTGACAACACACAAAGAAACCTTGatagtactgaaagaaaaaaaaaattacacgtTTCAGATAACTCTTTCGGATAGTTAATTGCTCTGATATCCTTGCAATAAATCAATTGGAAATTCTAAAAGTTAGTACCATTTATATGGTCTTCAGTATCGTAGGTTATTCATCCAAGTGGTAACAGATCTTTGGGACAATGACCAGCAGCCagaatattttattacaattttatacatgtaatatatgtaatataaaaaatgtaatataaaattacaattttattataataattacaatatagcagccagaatattttaatttcactagCTACATACAAGTTTAACGAAACTCATGTATGCCCTTCATGAGACCTCTTTAGAACCATAGACTCTAATGGGAACCCCTTCTCATATTACTAAAGAGGAACCTTGAACGCCAGAAAAAATTACCTACCCATGTAATCTTGAGTTAATGGTAGATCTGGAATGAAAACTAGCTCTGACCACGGTATCTAGTGAACTTGCTAACACATTATGTTCCTTGTTTACGTAGAGAATGCTTAGAAAAAGTTCCTCCCTCATATACTTAAACATGTTTCCTAATCAAATCAGTTTTTATGAAAAAGATCTACACTTAAAAACggataaattttatgtgtattttaacacaacttaaaaattttttaaaaatagatatgaaTAAAACTGTCCCTTCATAGTTTcaagaagtctttttttaattttttttatttttattaccttttttttttaaaagattttatttatttatttgtcagagagagagagagggagagcgagcacaggcagacagaatggcaggcagagggagaagcaggctccccgccgagcaaggagcctgatgcgggactcgatcccaggacgctgggatcatgacctgagccgaaggcagctgcttaaccaactgagccacccaggtgtcccgtttCAAGAAGTcttaagtgagataatacataGGCAAGAACTtgggaaataaattatataaacctTAATCATtactaagataaaataaaattgagttgaTAATTATTAAAGCTGGGCATGAAGTATATATAGGTTCATTATACTATTGTGTCTAcctctgtatgtttgaaatttacCAATTAAAACAGAAGTTCCAAagagctgggacgcctgggtggctcagtgggttaagcggctgccttcagctcaggtcatgatcccagcgtcctgggatctagtcccacatcgggctccttgctctgcggggagcctgcttctccctctgcctctgcctaccgctctgtctgcctgtgctcatgctctctctctctaacaaataaataaataaaatcttaaaaaaaaaaaaaagaagttccaaaGAGCGTATTTTAGTCTCAGTGTCCTAGACAAATAAACCTATGTTGcccttgaaacaaaacaaaaacctatgaggaaaaataaaaataaaacctctatcTTCTGTCCTGTTCTACCAACTATAACTATTAAACATTTAACAAACAGAACATTTGAGAATTATTTTCACTGCCCAATTTTCCATATCCATCATTCCCCAGCTTCCCCACCTTTCAGAGCACATACTCTAAAAGCCCATTGTGACTCACCAAGCGGATAAAGCCAAAGCCCTTATCCTTATGAATGAAGACTTCGCCGGCCTTCCCATATTTCTCAAATAGTTTCCTCATCTCCTCCTCAGTGATGTCAGGAGGAAGATTGCCCACAAAGAGCCGGCTACGTTGGGTGAAGGTCTTCTCTCCTGGTTTCCTAAAATTCTTCAGGTCAATAGTCAAGCCTTCATCTGAGAGAATACACAAAGTCACTCAAAAGATTGGGCAAAGAGATCTACAGTCACATTCTCAAAGAGGTACAACTGCTGCTAGATTAGGAAACCCAATTGCTGTAAAGAAGTCAAACACCATTTCCCAAAATAATCTATCCAATAACCACTTATCAGTAAATTGGACCTTAAATGTCAAAGCAGTATGCAGACATCTGGGAGTACTTCTCAATAGCTCTACTAAGGGTCAGGAGCCACCTAGTctaagagacagaaagacaatACAGAAGCTATtggtcaaagagaaaattaagcaaGTCAAGGAGACTTATGTCAGAAgagatcagtttttaaaatttgaaacataggggtgccttgatggctcaatcggttaagtgtctgcctttggctcaggtcatgatcccagggtcctgggatcgagccccacactgggcttccctgctcagtgaggtatctccttatccctctccctctgtccctccccctacttatgcactttcactcactctcaaataaataaaatctttaaaaaataaagtcgaAACATAATTGCTCCATTTTCCCAATCTCTCACCAATCTTCAAAACCTTAACAGTTACCATTCTTTCATGCTTGGGTtaatggaataaaaggaaatgagttaGGAAACAGTATTCTTTGTAGGGATCTCTGGAAATAAAAGAGGGTTGAGGTTGGTTCTAGTTTTAGAGGCACACAATAGGTACTCAaagtttgctgaatgaatggaagaatgtTTACTCTGATTAAAAACGGGTTGGCACAGAACCCAGGCTTAAAGTATAACACTCAGTACCAGACTTCTTTTCCCTTAAAGACTTGTTCTATATTTTCTAACTACCAATCATCTGTTGATTACCTCTAAGAACCGAGCTCTGAGGTAAAACACACAGACATCTGTTTAGCAGAATACGCAAACACAACACAGCAACTTGTACTCATCTGCTACCCAACATGTCTGCTCCTCCTCTGAGTGAATCACCCTTTTCTATCCTAAGTATTAAGAGGTAAATAggagaaaaaagagtaaaagttgTGCCACAAAGGCTTATTCCTTTTTAAGCCCAAGAGACTAATCTAAAAACCAAGAAACCTTTCCCAAGAGGGAACCTATTCTGACCCCCCTACAAGCATGTACTCACTCTGGCTGCTGGCCTGTTGCCCATTTGCAGGTATTGGTGGCGGTGGcggctgctgctgttgctgctggtgGTGCTGCTGGTGGTGATGCTGATGATGCTTCCTTGGAGTATGGTTTTGTTTCTCCAAGTTAAAGGTTTTATTGCTCTGCATTTTTGCACCCTAAAAGGAAAATGTGGACTGCCAAATACATTCAGGACTAATCAGTCACCTTCCTGATGATTTACGTGTCACTAATCATCTCTGATATCCTGGCTTTTGCCAGATTCAAACTGGTTATTGTAAACAAGTATGGCAAAGTTGCACCACTCAAAAACCTAAAAACCACTAGACTTTAGCAGTTATGCTGCACAGAGAAACTAGACAAGTACTAAATGAGAACAGCTTGCATCAGAGTAGCTTGAAGAAACTTCCAGTTCACTAGTTCTATACATTAATTGGAAACTACTTTCCCCAAAGAAGCTACCACCTAAAAACTAGCTCTATCATAATACTGAAACATAATGAGGGAAATAGATTCTACTTATCACAAGGACAAGGACTATTAAATCTTGTTACATGGTACTCTGCAGTCTCAACCTACAGTAGATACTGTGGAATGAACAGTAGATAAAGTATGGGCTGTGCAGTTAGACATACTTAGATTGGAAGCATGGTCCTAGTACTCACTAGCTATGTACTACTTAGTAAATCACTTCTGCACAAATTTAAGCTGTTACAAAGAGGCTAATAAAAATACCTCTCAAGATGGCTATGAGGATTCATAAACATGTGAAAACACTAGCTTAGTACTGAAAtatagtaagcattcagtaaatatggTTATTAATCACAATGAAGATAAATGACTACT belongs to Lutra lutra chromosome X, mLutLut1.2, whole genome shotgun sequence and includes:
- the NONO gene encoding non-POU domain-containing octamer-binding protein isoform X2 produces the protein MQSNKTFNLEKQNHTPRKHHQHHHQQHHQQQQQQPPPPPIPANGQQASSQNEGLTIDLKNFRKPGEKTFTQRSRLFVGNLPPDITEEEMRKLFEKYGKAGEVFIHKDKGFGFIRLETRTLAEIAKVELDNMPLRGKQLRVRFACHSASLTVRNLPQYVSNELLEEAFSVFGQVERAVVIVDDRGRPSGKGIVEFSGKPAARKALDRCSEGSFLLTTFPRPVTVEPMDQLDDEEGLPEKLVIKNQQFHKEREQPPRFAQPGSFEYEYAMRWKALIEMEKQQQDQVDRNIKEAREKLEMEMEAARHEHQVMLMRQDLMRRQEELRRMEELHNQEVQKRKQLELRQEEERRRREEEMRRQQEEMMRRQQEGFKGTFPDAREQEIRMGQMAMGGAMGINNRGAMPPAPVPAGTPAPPGPATMMPDGTLGLTPPTTERFGQAATMEGIGAIGGTPPAFNRAAPGAEFAPNKRRRY
- the NONO gene encoding non-POU domain-containing octamer-binding protein isoform X1 produces the protein MIAPFFRGKNAALWGAKMQSNKTFNLEKQNHTPRKHHQHHHQQHHQQQQQQPPPPPIPANGQQASSQNEGLTIDLKNFRKPGEKTFTQRSRLFVGNLPPDITEEEMRKLFEKYGKAGEVFIHKDKGFGFIRLETRTLAEIAKVELDNMPLRGKQLRVRFACHSASLTVRNLPQYVSNELLEEAFSVFGQVERAVVIVDDRGRPSGKGIVEFSGKPAARKALDRCSEGSFLLTTFPRPVTVEPMDQLDDEEGLPEKLVIKNQQFHKEREQPPRFAQPGSFEYEYAMRWKALIEMEKQQQDQVDRNIKEAREKLEMEMEAARHEHQVMLMRQDLMRRQEELRRMEELHNQEVQKRKQLELRQEEERRRREEEMRRQQEEMMRRQQEGFKGTFPDAREQEIRMGQMAMGGAMGINNRGAMPPAPVPAGTPAPPGPATMMPDGTLGLTPPTTERFGQAATMEGIGAIGGTPPAFNRAAPGAEFAPNKRRRY